Sequence from the Methanomassiliicoccales archaeon genome:
CGGAAAGGTTGAACAAGGGCAAAAGGCGGGGGGTTCTGAATTTCATGTTTCCCACCGACCACGATTTCTATGGAATGCTCGGCCGGCAAGCGGACCAGACCGCGGTGGGGGTCAAGACCTTGATCGCCTGGCTGGAGTCCGGTGCCAATTCCGATCCGATAGACCTGGTGAAGGAAGAGGACAAGGGAGACCAATTACGATTGGAAATGGAGCATCAGCTCCAGGAATCCTTCTCCACACCCTTCGACCGGCAGGACATCTACACGATATCAAGGCAGATGGACCACATCCTGAACTACTCGTTATCGACCGCCTATGAGATGAGGGCCTTCGGGGTCAAGCCGGACGAGGCTACCATGAGCATGGCCCGATCACTGCTCAACGGGTCGGAGCTGGTCAGCCGATGCGTCTTCCTGCTGAAGGACAATCCGATGGAGGCATCCAACCTCATCCGCCGGCTGCGCGAGTACGAGCACGACATCGAAAAGACCTATGTCAGGAACATGGCCCTGGTGTTCGCCAACGACGACGCCATCGTGGCCATGAAGAAGCGGGAGATCTATCATCATCTCAAGGACGCCGGGCGTAACATGAGCATAACGGTGGACGTGCTGCACCGCATAATCGTCGGGCTGTCCTAGGTCCGGCTGCGGCTTGGCAGGATCACCGTGTTGAACCAGAACTCCTCGATGATCTTGATGATCCTGACGAATTCATCCAGGTCCACCGGTTTGGCGATGTAGCAGTTGGCGTGCTCGCCGTATGCCTTGTTCACATCCTCCGCCGATGTCGAACTGGTGAGGATGATGACCGGGATGCGCTTCAGCTGTTCGCTGGACTTTATCTCCGCCAGGACCTCTCTGCCGTCCTTCTTGGGCAGGTTCAGGTCTAGGATGATGAGTTCCGGCTTGGCCATTCTGGGGTCGCTGCATACCTTCTTGAGATAATCCATGGCCTGCACCCCATCCTCCGCCACGGTGAGGTTGAGCTTGAGGTTGGCCTCCTTGAACATCTCCTTTGCCAGCCGGATGTCTCCCGGGTTGTCCTCCACCAGGAACAGCTCGATGGGCCGCGCCGTGTCGACCCGGTTGCTGATCATGGGGCGTAGCCCCCATCGCTCCGTCCCCGGTCGCCGCCAGAAGATCTTCGATGGAAGGGAACCGTTCTTGTCCTGATCATCGAGCGTACAGACATGACTTGATCACTTGGAAGCCTTTACGGCATCATCGTCGCTTGCCTGGATGCCTTTCAGTTTCCTTTCCAGTTCCATCTTGGCCCGCCTCAGGTCCTCTTCCATGCGCTTGCGGTCGCTTATGTCGGTGATCATGGCCAGAGTGCCTATGTGATTTCTAGAATTGTCAAGGATGCGGCGGGTCGAGACCACGCCCCAGAGCGAGGTTCCGTCCTTCCTCCGGAACTTGAAATCATTGACGATGGCAGGATCGGGATTGTATTCCAGACCCTTGTCCTGTTTCAGCTTCCGCCACTCGGAATCGGTGAAGGATATCATGCCCTTGCCGATCATCTCCTCCGGGGCATACCCAAGCATCTCCGCCATCTTGTTGTTCACAAAGACGGTGACGGAGCGTTCGTCCATGAGCCAGATCCCTTCGTAAGCGGTTTCCACCAGATGGCGGTATTTTTCCTCGCTCTTCCTCAGCTCCTCTTCCGCCTTCTTCCGTTCGATGGCATACCGCATTGTGCGTGCCAGCAGCGCTCCGTCGGTCCTTCCCTTGACCAGATAGTCCTGCGCGCCCACTTGGATGGCGTTGAGGCCGGTGGTCTCATCGTCCAGTCCGGTAAGCACGATCACCGGGACCGAGTTGTTCTTGGAGAGGAATGTCCGAACCGTGTCCAGCCCGCCGCTGTCCGGCAGGTTGAGGTCGAGCAGAACGACGTCAAATCGTTCGTTGGAGAGCATGTTCAGACCTTCGGCCAACCTTTCAGCCCGGGCAAATGTCACAGTAGTTATGGTCTGATCGGCCAGTTGTGCCCTGATCAGCCGCACGTCACCCGGGTTATCCTCTATGATCAGAGCACGAATGGAACCCATGAAGCAATCCCTGGCGTCAAAGGGGTTTCATGGATTATAACCTTTTCAACCTTTGATCGCATGTCCGGCTGATCGATTCGCGCTCAGATCAGCTGTGCCTGCCTCAACCGTTCCATGGATTGTTCCAAGGAAAGGGCGGTCTTGGTCTCCACCAACACCCGGGCCTTCCTTTCCCGGGCAAATCGGAGCATGGCCGGGATATCGATCTCACCGGTCATCAAGACCTGATGGTCGCTCTTGCCATCATAATCATGGAGATGCATATGGGCGATGCGGTCCTTGTGCCTCATCAGCACCGGTCTCTCCGCATAGGCCACCTTGGCGTCATGACCTGTGTCCCAGGTGATCTTGAAACCATCGAGCTTGGAGAGTTCCTCTAAAGCATCGGTGACGAAAGGCAGCTGGAAATTGCTGGAGTTCTCGGTGCAGACCATCACGCCCTTCGATCTGCCAAGGTCTATGAGGTTACCCATCGATTCGACCAGCAATTCCTTGAAACGGTCCCGATACTGGTCATAGATCCAGACCTGGTGGTCAGGAAGGGTGAAATAGACCCCGCGGTTGATATGTATGTTGAGCAGCTTGGCCCCGGATTCGGCGCACCAGTCCAACGCTTCCGCGCATCTTTGGACATGACCTTTCCTTACGGTGTCATGGAACGAGGCCAGATCGACCTCGTCATGGGCGTGCATGGTGAACTCGATACCGTAGGTCTCCGCCGCCTCCCTGACCCTTCCCGGCGGAAGGTTCTCCGGAAAGCTGTAGGGCATGTTCATGTTCAGCTCGATGAAGTCGAATCCCAGGCGCGTGCACAGTGCCACGTTCTCTTCCAGGCTCGAATACTCTATCAGCGCCGGCATGCCCAGGGGCAGCCCCTTTTTTTCAGACACGGGCCTATGATTTGAGAGCTTGTATTAAAAAATGGGTGACAAACTGACGCCTTTTAATTCCATTCATACTCAATCGGAATCATGGGACGTCGGGTCTCCTTTCGACCCGGCCCTGGGAAAATAGGGCTCATTCCCTTCGGATCCGGACGGATCTGGCATGCGCATGCAGCCCTTCCGCCGTGGCGAGGCCCTCGACAACGTCCCCCAGACTTTCCAACCCGTTCCGGTCGATGATCTGGACGGTGGAGGTCTTGCAGAACATGGCCACGTTCAGCCCGGAATAGAGCTTGGCGTATCCGGCGGTGGGCAGGACGTGGTTGGTGCCAGACGCATAGTCGCCGCATGCGACGGCAGTGTAAGGCCCGATGAATATGGACCCGGCATTGCGGATCGCGGAAAGCACGCCCATCTGGTCCCTGACCTGGATGGACAGGTGTTCCGGGGCGATCTCATTGATGATCGCCACAGCCCTTTCCATGGAATCGGTGACCACATAACCAGCGTTGCCCAGGGACCTTTCTATGATGGACTTTCTCTCCGCCTTGGGCAGCATCATATCGATCTCTTTGCCTACTGACTGTGCCAATCTTTCGGAGACGGTCACCAGGATGCAGGCGGCGTTGGGGTCGTGCTCGGCCTGGGCCATGACGTCCGCAGCCACGAACCGCGGATCGGCAGAATCGTCGGCGATGATGGCAACTTCGCTGGGACCGGCGGGAAAGTCCATCTCGGCCTTGTCGCGCAGAAGCATCTTGGCCGCGGTGACATAGACATTTCCCGGACCCACGATCTTCTGCACCGGCGCGATGCTCTCCGTCCCGATGGCCATCGCAGCTATGGCCTGAGCCCCGCCGATCTGGTAGATCTCATCCACACCGGCGATGTCCATCGCCACCAGGGTAAGGGGGTTGACCGGCGCGGGTGTGCAGGCAATGATGCTTCTCACACCAGCCACCTTTGCCGGTATGGCGCACATGAGGGCCGTGCTCGGATACGACGCCCTTCCTCCCGGAACGTATGCGCCGATCCGGTCCAAAGGCGTGGTCTTGACACCCAATATGACGCCCGGCTCCACCTCTTTCAGCCACATGTCGTTCGGCTTCTGAAGCTCGTGGAAGCGCCGTATGTTGGCGGCCGCGCGGCGGACCATTTCGACCAGATTCTCATCGACCTTGGCATAGGCGGCCTTGATCTCGTCCTTGTCCACCGAAACCCGGTCAAGCTTGATCCTATCGAACTTTTCGGTATAGGCGATCAGCGCCCGGTCCCCGTTCCTGCTCACCTCTTCGATGATTCCGGTGACCGCCGGACGTACGTCCTCGAGACCTGCCTTCCGCTTCTCCATCCACTGACCCTGCTCGAGCGCCTGCCACATGAAAGGGAGATATCTGGACTGGTAAATCTAGGTTTTGGAAAGTGGGTTCTGGGCCCAATGATGATCTATTTACGCCCCTCGCGCGGGATGGTGAAATGGAATGTGGCCCCCTTCCCTTCCTCTGATTCCACCCAGATGCGCCCTCCGTGCCTTTCCACGATCTTCTTGGCGATGGCCAACCCGACCCCGGTGCCCGGATACTTGTCTTTGGTGTGCAGCCTCTGGAACATCTGGAAGATCCGGTCCGAGTACTCGACGTTCAGTCCGATCCCGTTATCCTTGACCGAGAAGGTCCATTCCCTCTCCCCCTGGTTGGCGGTGATGTGGACCATCGGCCTATCCGGCCCACGGAACTTAATGGCGTTCGCGACCAGGTTCTGCATCACCTGTCGCATCTGCGTTCCATCCGCCCTTATGTCCGGCAAAGGACCCACGAAGATGTCCGCCTTGCTCTCGTCGATGGGCACCTTCAGTACCTTTATGGTGTCTTCCAGCACCTCGCCCATGTCGACCACCGTGAACTCTTTCCCTTTGGTATCGACCCTCGAGTATTCCAACAGATCATCGATCAATTGGCGCATTCTTGCCCCGCCCTCCAGGGCATTACCGATGTATTCTTGGGCCTTCGGATCCAATTGGTCCTTGTACTTCCTCTCCAGCAAAGAAAGGTAGCTGACCACCATGCGCAACGGCTCCTGCAGGTCGTGCGAGGACAGATAGGCGAATTGTTGCAGTTCAGCATTGGAACGGGTCAGGTTCTCCTCGATGATCTTCTGCTCGGTTATGTTGATGTTCACCCCGACCCAGCCGAGGATCGTCCCATCATCGTCCCGGATAGGGGCACCTCTGGAAAGGACATATCGGTATTGACCGTCCTTCCCCCTGATGTGATGCGTATAGTTCCAGAAATCTCCGGACTGAATGGTCTTGGTCCAGGCGGCCGTGGTCTTCTCCACCGTTTCAGGATCAAGGGTATCGAGCCAGCCTAACTTGAGCAGGGACTCCTCGTTCTTCCCGACCATCTCGCAGAATGATCGACTTATGAATGTCGTTTCGCCTTGAGCGTTGGCTGTCCAGACACCGTATGGAATCAATTCGCCGATGCTACGGTACATCTTTTCGCTATTCCTGAGCTTTTCCTCCGCTTTCTTGCCTTCGGTGATGTCCTCGGAAATGGAGACAAAGTACCCTTTTCGAGGGGAGTAGACGGAATAGTGAAACCATTTCTTTTCAGAGATGGAGTAGGTTTCAAAATCTACCGGGTCTTCGGTGAGGGCGACATGGCCGAACTTGCCGATGGGGTCGGTTGGATCGTTCTCGATGCCAGGATGCACCATGGTTGCCTTGCTCCCGATAACGTCTTCTTTCTGCACACCGTGGTTCTGCTCGAACGCCGGGTTTACATCGAGGTAAGTGAAATCCACTGGTTTACCGATCTTGTCCATGATGATCTCGCAGTAAGCGAACCCGTTCAGCATTTTGGCGAACAGGGTAGCTATCTGTTCACGATCATTCTTGAATGCGTCGGCCCATCTTTGTGATATCCCGGAGCGGGAGCCCTCCCCTGGACTCCGGTTAAGGACCGCGAGAATGAAGAAAATACCGGATAGATAAAGGCCCAATCGTCCGCACCAATTGACCGATTCCCCGATCTTTATGGTGAAGATTATGCCGATCAACGAGACCCCGAAAGAGACCAAACCAAGGGAATACCAGTACAGCAAGGGTGATCTGGTCCTGATAAAGGTCCAACCGAACAGCACGCAGCTTACCGAAAGAAGTCCCGCCGACGTTGCCAATACCGCTTGACGCCATATGGTCGAACCACCACTGGTGAAGAAGACTGGGAAGAGGTTGGCAATCGATGCCATGATCACAACAATGATCAAGACAAATGCTGCTGAGTATGATCCCAAGAGGATGAACCTTCGAGAGGCGCCGGACCAATTCCTTTCTTTGGGTATCAATAGCAGAATGGCCCCTATGAACAAAAGGAATGAGGCGAAAAGGATGCCCAGGTTGCCCATGGTGACCGCCTCATTGGGGTCTATGTTTGAACCTAAGGAAGGTGTGACGGCCCATTGGGCGAGCATCAGTAAAGAACCGCTGACCATTGGCGCGATGCCGACGAGCAACGTATTGAGCGAGCCGGACATCAAGTAGGCCCTTGCTGAGACGATGGCAAGTAAAATGCTTACCATGAATACGAAAATGAACTGCAGGATCAATGCCAGATATGGAGGGTCGAATATCGGTCCTCTGAAACCGACCAATGCCAAGAGCCCGGCCAAGACGGCTATGATTGCGACTGGTACTAAGCCGACGATCTTCAATCGCTCCTGCGATCTAGTAATGGCCACCATATTCCCACCTCGTTCACCGAATGGATTGAGAATAGTTATGGACTATTTATCAATTCAAGAGGGTCCGGCCATGGACTCGGTGTTACGTCGATATTGACCGGGTCAAAAACAGGGATATGGATGGATACTGCCGTTCTGGACCAATTCAGATATTCCTTGATAGGCCGGTCATTCTATCATCGGCTGTGGAAGAAATGAGCATATGAAGCGGACCGATGGGAGCAGATAGCGATCGAGAGCTCAAAAGGAATATAATTCAATGGCAAGAGCACCCATCGCCCACTGGGGAAATAGGAAGCGCATAGACCCTGGAAAGAATTTCCTCCACCCCGACCCAGTCAGCGCACTCGACCACGTCGTCGGTGACCGGCGTGTCCTTGGCGAGCTCCCAGCAGTTATCAGGCGGAGAGGACTCGAACCGAAGAACGTACAACCTGAAGTTGCCCATGCCCGCTATCTTTTGTTTCGGTCCGGAAACGACCGACGCGCCGTAGTTGTTGGGGAATCGGTATATCTTGTGCAATCTGTTGCCCTCCATACAGCCGCAGACGCATTTTGCGTTCAGGTCTATCTCGTAGCTCTCATAACTCATAAACAAGCCTTCTTTCGTTGCCCCATTACTTCTCGCCCTCGAATAGGATGGGTTCCTTGACATAGTACCGGCGGTCCTTCATCCCGGCATTCGTCTGGGTCGGTGCCACCAGCTTGAACCTGAAGGCTGGACCAAGCTCTTTGGCCCTGGCCCACTCGCTGAGGAAGTCGGCGGCGCCTCGAGCGTTCATCTCGACCGCCATCAACAACATGTCCATCAATTCCTCCTCCGGTATCCTGTCCTCGACCCCGGGGTCGTCGATATCGAAGAAAATCATCTCCCTTGCCAGACCGGGGATGTCCTTTCCACTTCTGGACAGGATGTCCTTGAACCGCGTGAAATCGATGTCGGACGGTTCCCTGCCAAGCATCTTCTTGACCGATTGAAACAAGGTCTCCGATTTTCCTGCCTCCCGGAGGATCTCGTCCACCGCCTCAGTGCTGGTCATCCCTGTGCTCGAATAGTAATCGACCACTTTGACGATGGGGTCCCTGGCCGTCACCGCCCGTTCGCATTCCTTGAGAAGTCGCAAGAGCATCCCGAGCTCGTTCACCGCCATCAGAAGGTTGGCGTACCTCAATCTCCGCCTGCCGGCATATTCCGATTGCGCGGACAATGCCTTGTAGGCGTTCACATACTCAATCACATGACCGGCCAGTTCGAGCGCCTTCAGGTGGGCGGCATCGACCTTAAGCTCGAGATCGTCCTTTACACGGGACATTGGCTTTCGCATGGAGCGGCGGGTCAATAATCTTTTCTAGCCACTGTCTGCGCCTGACACATCGCCTTTTGAATCGTGACAGGGATATTTTCTGTCAATCGGAAATCGAAATGTGAAAGGCAAGGGGCGTTTAACGATTAACAGGCCGAAAATATCGACATCCGTCATAGTAGCTTATCATTTGTGATACAGGAAACTTTTATCATTATATACCCCAAAAAGCACAACCACCTTTCGAAGTTCGCAGGGAAACGAACTTTAGGGTCAGAATCAAGGAGAAATGGCCCTGGGATAAAGTGTCCAGACAATGGACAGGTTGGAGAAGAACATGAGCGATGGATTAGCGCAAGTTAGAGCCATAGTACTGAAGAACGATTTCCGGTCTATCGGGAGTGACGCCTGATGGAGTCGAGTGCGGGAATTGAAGTGGGAAGCCCGTTAACCCTCGGCAACGAGAACGCGGAAGACCTGATCCGGAACCTTCCTGTCCCCGTCATACAACTCGACCCTTCCTTTGCCATCGTCCTCATGAACCCTGCGGCCCTCAAGCTTGTGGGGAAGACCGAAGAACAGGTCATGGGACGTAAGTGCAGGGACGTCATGGGACCGTTGTGCAACAAGAAGGACTGCATGGCCGAAAGATCTCTGAGAAAAGGAGAGACGGTGACAGAGGAGATCTCTTTCAGTTTGTCGGGCCGGGACCACACCTACAAGATCGTGTCCGTTCCTCTGAGGACGCTCGTGGGGAACGTCCAAGGAGTGGTTGAACACTTCACGGATATGAACATGGAGATGGAGATCGTCAAGGATGCGATGGCCATCGGGAACGCGGCCGTCCGAGGAGACCTCTCCGTGCGATGCGACCTGAACAAGTACGAGGGCGCTTGCAAGCTGGTGGCAAAAAGCTTCAACACTTCCATGGAGTCGGTTCTGAAGCCATTGAGGATGGCCAATGAGGGATTTCAGAAGCTTGCCGAAGGCGCAACCCCGGACATGATTGTTGAGGAATGGGATGCTGACCTTAAGAAACTGAAGGATAGCATCAACATGGTCAGAACGACCATCTCGGCCCGGTCAAGGGACATCGAGATGCTCATCAACGCGGCAGACGAAGGCCACCTGAGCGTCAGGGCCGACATCTCCAAGTATGTGGGGTATAACGGCGTTCAGGTGGGCGGTATAAACCGCATGCTTGACAGAATGGTCCACCAGATGGACTTTGCCATCGACTCGTTCGATGCACTGGCGAAGGGAGAAACCCCCAAACGGATCGAGGAGGTCTGGAAGGGCGACTATGAAAGGATGAGGCTGGCGGTGAACACGGTCGCCAACAACGTTTCCATGCGCTCCAAGGACATCGATATGCTCATCAACGCGGTGCACGAAGGGGATCTGAGCGTCAGGGCCGATGCCAGCAAATACATCGGTTATAACGGGAAACAGATCGAGGGTTTGAACGCCATCCTGGAGAACATGCGCCGCCCTCTGAT
This genomic interval carries:
- a CDS encoding DUF47 family protein → MDDPTERLNKGKRRGVLNFMFPTDHDFYGMLGRQADQTAVGVKTLIAWLESGANSDPIDLVKEEDKGDQLRLEMEHQLQESFSTPFDRQDIYTISRQMDHILNYSLSTAYEMRAFGVKPDEATMSMARSLLNGSELVSRCVFLLKDNPMEASNLIRRLREYEHDIEKTYVRNMALVFANDDAIVAMKKREIYHHLKDAGRNMSITVDVLHRIIVGLS
- a CDS encoding response regulator — its product is MISNRVDTARPIELFLVEDNPGDIRLAKEMFKEANLKLNLTVAEDGVQAMDYLKKVCSDPRMAKPELIILDLNLPKKDGREVLAEIKSSEQLKRIPVIILTSSTSAEDVNKAYGEHANCYIAKPVDLDEFVRIIKIIEEFWFNTVILPSRSRT
- a CDS encoding PAS domain S-box protein; this encodes MGSIRALIIEDNPGDVRLIRAQLADQTITTVTFARAERLAEGLNMLSNERFDVVLLDLNLPDSGGLDTVRTFLSKNNSVPVIVLTGLDDETTGLNAIQVGAQDYLVKGRTDGALLARTMRYAIERKKAEEELRKSEEKYRHLVETAYEGIWLMDERSVTVFVNNKMAEMLGYAPEEMIGKGMISFTDSEWRKLKQDKGLEYNPDPAIVNDFKFRRKDGTSLWGVVSTRRILDNSRNHIGTLAMITDISDRKRMEEDLRRAKMELERKLKGIQASDDDAVKASK
- a CDS encoding sugar phosphate isomerase/epimerase family protein gives rise to the protein MSEKKGLPLGMPALIEYSSLEENVALCTRLGFDFIELNMNMPYSFPENLPPGRVREAAETYGIEFTMHAHDEVDLASFHDTVRKGHVQRCAEALDWCAESGAKLLNIHINRGVYFTLPDHQVWIYDQYRDRFKELLVESMGNLIDLGRSKGVMVCTENSSNFQLPFVTDALEELSKLDGFKITWDTGHDAKVAYAERPVLMRHKDRIAHMHLHDYDGKSDHQVLMTGEIDIPAMLRFARERKARVLVETKTALSLEQSMERLRQAQLI
- the hisD gene encoding histidinol dehydrogenase; protein product: MWQALEQGQWMEKRKAGLEDVRPAVTGIIEEVSRNGDRALIAYTEKFDRIKLDRVSVDKDEIKAAYAKVDENLVEMVRRAAANIRRFHELQKPNDMWLKEVEPGVILGVKTTPLDRIGAYVPGGRASYPSTALMCAIPAKVAGVRSIIACTPAPVNPLTLVAMDIAGVDEIYQIGGAQAIAAMAIGTESIAPVQKIVGPGNVYVTAAKMLLRDKAEMDFPAGPSEVAIIADDSADPRFVAADVMAQAEHDPNAACILVTVSERLAQSVGKEIDMMLPKAERKSIIERSLGNAGYVVTDSMERAVAIINEIAPEHLSIQVRDQMGVLSAIRNAGSIFIGPYTAVACGDYASGTNHVLPTAGYAKLYSGLNVAMFCKTSTVQIIDRNGLESLGDVVEGLATAEGLHAHARSVRIRRE
- a CDS encoding ATP-binding protein, with amino-acid sequence MVAITRSQERLKIVGLVPVAIIAVLAGLLALVGFRGPIFDPPYLALILQFIFVFMVSILLAIVSARAYLMSGSLNTLLVGIAPMVSGSLLMLAQWAVTPSLGSNIDPNEAVTMGNLGILFASFLLFIGAILLLIPKERNWSGASRRFILLGSYSAAFVLIIVVIMASIANLFPVFFTSGGSTIWRQAVLATSAGLLSVSCVLFGWTFIRTRSPLLYWYSLGLVSFGVSLIGIIFTIKIGESVNWCGRLGLYLSGIFFILAVLNRSPGEGSRSGISQRWADAFKNDREQIATLFAKMLNGFAYCEIIMDKIGKPVDFTYLDVNPAFEQNHGVQKEDVIGSKATMVHPGIENDPTDPIGKFGHVALTEDPVDFETYSISEKKWFHYSVYSPRKGYFVSISEDITEGKKAEEKLRNSEKMYRSIGELIPYGVWTANAQGETTFISRSFCEMVGKNEESLLKLGWLDTLDPETVEKTTAAWTKTIQSGDFWNYTHHIRGKDGQYRYVLSRGAPIRDDDGTILGWVGVNINITEQKIIEENLTRSNAELQQFAYLSSHDLQEPLRMVVSYLSLLERKYKDQLDPKAQEYIGNALEGGARMRQLIDDLLEYSRVDTKGKEFTVVDMGEVLEDTIKVLKVPIDESKADIFVGPLPDIRADGTQMRQVMQNLVANAIKFRGPDRPMVHITANQGEREWTFSVKDNGIGLNVEYSDRIFQMFQRLHTKDKYPGTGVGLAIAKKIVERHGGRIWVESEEGKGATFHFTIPREGRK